Proteins encoded in a region of the Phoenix dactylifera cultivar Barhee BC4 chromosome 3, palm_55x_up_171113_PBpolish2nd_filt_p, whole genome shotgun sequence genome:
- the LOC103704025 gene encoding villin-1 isoform X2: MSMKGVDEAFRGAGAKTGLEVWGMENNGRLVPMPKSSHGKFFSGSAYIILSTAVLKSGLTRHDIHYWLGKDANEVDASMASDKAIELDAALGSRAVQYREVQGFETEKFLSYFKPCIIPLEGVFSSELQGLGGKSYRVSLLSCTGDHVVHVREVPLSRSSLNHSDVFILDTQSKIFLFSGRNSSMQERAKALEVVQYIKENQHGGRCEVATLEDGMLVGNSDSGEFWSLFGGYAPITGDRPGTDQMETNMSSTKLFWINKGKLFPMDAPSLNRGMLSSDKCYMLNCDAEIFVWMGRMTLVSERKTSISAIEEIVHSQGRSTSTRTTFLTEGSENVKFKSYFSCWPETLTTNLYEEGRGKVAAIFKHQGYDVKELPDNSSQPFIDCCGDLKVWRVSCHGVSLVPAGEQGKLYSGDCYIVQYTYTGNERDNHLFYAWLGKNSILEDRVDAISFLSSTVDSAKGCSAMAQIFEGKEPVLFFAIFKSLIIFKGGMSPAYKKSITQRGLTDETYDKDSTALFRVQGTGPDNMQAIQVDQVSTSLNSSYCYILQDGSFIFAWTGSLSLPSDHDLLNRMLDEINPLKQPMLVREGSEPDIFWSALGGKAEYPREKDIKDYTEDPHLFTCVFTEGDYKGKEIFNFTQDDLTTEDVLVLDCHDEIYVWIGLHSNVTSKEQALNLGKKFLQADILQEGLSIDAAVYVIAEGNEPPFFTRFFHWDDSKAYMHGNSYERKLAILKGSSQNVEAPDRGFRKAFKRYSSEHTPDGSGRKLSISDGLYVRDGSSDSSLVMEEPSFNSRKVEEIILEDCEDNDTDDVLEKLPYELLKVPSSMPITGIDVTRREAYLSAQEFQEKFGMSKKAFYQLPKWRQNKLKSALSLF, encoded by the exons ATGTCGATGAAGGGCGTGGACGAAGCCTTCCGTGGCGCTGGAGCAAAGAC GGGCCTGGAAGTCTGGGGCATGGAGAATAATGGTCGTCTGGTTCCGATGCCAAAGTCTTCCCACGGGAAGTTTTTTTCTGGGAGCGCGTACATAATCTTGAGT ACTGCTGTGCTTAAGAGCGGACTTACTCGTCATGATATACACTACTGGCTGGGGAAGGATGCCAATGAG GTTGACGCCTCGATGGCATCTGACAAGGCGATTGAACTGGATGCAGCGTTGGGCTCCCGTGCAGTCCAGTACCGGGAAGTCCAGGGATTTGAGACGGAGAAGTTCTTGTCCTACTTCAAGCCCTGCATCATACCCCTTGAGGGAGTTTTCTCTTCCGAGCTGCAGGGTCTGGGAGGCAAATCCTACCGAGTCTCATTGTTAAGCTGCACAGGGGACCATGTCGTTCACGTTAGAGAA GTGCCACTCTCTCGTTCCTCCTTGAACCACAGTGATGTATTTATACTCGATACGCAGTCTAAAATCTTTCTATTCAGTGGCCGCAACTCCAGCATGCAAGAAAGAGCTAAAGCTTTGGAGGTTGTTCAGTACATAAAAGAGAACCAGCATGGTGGGAGGTGTGAAGTGGCAACATTAG AGGATGGGATGCTTGTCGGCAATTCCGATTCTGGAGAATTCTGGAGCTTATTTGGAGGTTATGCTCCCATTACTGGGGATCGACCTGGTACGGATCAGATGGAGACTAATATGTCATCCACAAAGCTTTTCTG gatAAATAAAGGAAAGTTGTTTCCCATGGACGCCCCTTCCTTAAATAGAGGGATGCTGAGTTCAGACAAGTGTTATATGTTGAATTGTGATGCTGAGATCTTTGTTTGGATGGGAAGGATGACATTAGTCTCTGAAAGGAAGACATCTATTTCGGCCATAGAA GAAATTGTGCATTCACAAGGGAGGTCGACGAGCACTCGTACAACTTTCTTAACTGAAGGGTCTGAAAATGTGAAATTCAAGTCTTACTTTAGTTGTTGGCCCGAGACTCTGACCACCAACTTGTATGAGGAAGGACGAGGGAAAGTGGCAG CAATATTTAAGCATCAGGGTTATGATGTCAAAGAACTTCCTGACAATAGCTCTCAGCCATTCATAGATTGCTGCGGTGATCTAAAa GTTTGGCGGGTGAGTTGTCATGGTGTTTCCCTTGTTCCTGCTGGGGAACAGGGCAAGCTTTACAGTGGAGACTGCTATATTGTGCAGTATACTTATACTGGAAATGAGAGAGATAATCACTtgttttatgcatggcttggaaaGAATAGCATATTG GAAGACAGAGTTGATGCAATCTCTTTTTTGAGCAGCACGGTTGATTCAGCAAAGGGCTGTTCAGCCATG GCTCAGATTTTTGAAGGTAAAGAGCCAGTACTATTTTTTGCAATTTTCAAGTCACTGATCATTTTCAAG GGAGGCATGAGCCCGGCATATAAGAAGTCCATAACACAGAGGGGACTTACTGATGAGACATATGATAAAGACAGCACAGCTTTATTTCGAGTTCAAGGAACAGGACCTGATAATATGCAAGCCATCCAGGTTGATCAA GTCTCCACTTCACTTAATTCCTCATACTGTTACATCTTGCAAGATGGATCTTTTATCTTTGCTTGGACAGGAAGCCTTTCTTTGCCAAGCGATCATGATCTGCTCAACAGGATGTTGGACGAGATAAAT CCCCTgaaacaacctatgttggtaaGGGAAGGCAGTGAACCAGATATCTTTTGGAGTGCATTAGGTGGAAAAGCTGAGTATCCAAGGGAAAAGGATATCAAAGACTACACTGAAGATCCACATTTGTTTACCTGTGTCTTTACAGAAG GTGATTACAAG GGCAAGGAGATATTCAATTTCACTCAGGATGATTTAACTACGGAGGATGTATTGGTACTGGACTGCCATGATGAAATTTATGTCTGGATTGGCCTGCATTCAAAtgttacatctaaagagcaagcccTGAATCTTGGCAAG AAATTCCTTCAAGCAGACATTCTTCAGGAAGGACTATCGATAGATGCAGCTGTATATGTTATTGCAGAAGGAAATGAGCCTCCATTCTTCACTCGTTTCTTTCACTGGGATGATTCGAAGGCTTAT ATGCACGGGAACTCATACGAGAGGAAGCTCGCCATATTAAAAGGATCTTCACAAAATGTGGAG GCACCTGATAGAGGCTTTCGGAAGGCATTTAAACGATACTCCTCTGAACATACCCCAGACGGCTCTGGCAGAAAATTGTCCATTTCTGATGGGTTGTATGTGAGAG ATGGGTCATCTGATTCTTCCTTAGTAATGGAAGAGCCAAGTTTTAATTCAAGAAAAGTTGAAGAAATCATATTGGAGGACTGCGAAGACAATGACACGGATGATGTATTGGAGAAGTTGCCATATGAACTCCTTAAAGTGCCATCAAGCATGCCAATAACAGGCATAGATGTAACCAGACGAGAG GCTTATCTCTCTGCTCAAGAGTTTCAAGAGAAGTTTGGAATGAGCAAGAAAGCATTTTACCAGTTGCCTAAGTGGAGGCAGAACAAGCTAAAGTCGGCTCTCAGTCTTTTCTAA
- the LOC103704025 gene encoding villin-1 isoform X1 has protein sequence MLSSSWFFFSFLFFLVRRGLEVWGMENNGRLVPMPKSSHGKFFSGSAYIILSTAVLKSGLTRHDIHYWLGKDANEVDASMASDKAIELDAALGSRAVQYREVQGFETEKFLSYFKPCIIPLEGVFSSELQGLGGKSYRVSLLSCTGDHVVHVREVPLSRSSLNHSDVFILDTQSKIFLFSGRNSSMQERAKALEVVQYIKENQHGGRCEVATLEDGMLVGNSDSGEFWSLFGGYAPITGDRPGTDQMETNMSSTKLFWINKGKLFPMDAPSLNRGMLSSDKCYMLNCDAEIFVWMGRMTLVSERKTSISAIEEIVHSQGRSTSTRTTFLTEGSENVKFKSYFSCWPETLTTNLYEEGRGKVAAIFKHQGYDVKELPDNSSQPFIDCCGDLKVWRVSCHGVSLVPAGEQGKLYSGDCYIVQYTYTGNERDNHLFYAWLGKNSILEDRVDAISFLSSTVDSAKGCSAMAQIFEGKEPVLFFAIFKSLIIFKGGMSPAYKKSITQRGLTDETYDKDSTALFRVQGTGPDNMQAIQVDQVSTSLNSSYCYILQDGSFIFAWTGSLSLPSDHDLLNRMLDEINPLKQPMLVREGSEPDIFWSALGGKAEYPREKDIKDYTEDPHLFTCVFTEGDYKGKEIFNFTQDDLTTEDVLVLDCHDEIYVWIGLHSNVTSKEQALNLGKKFLQADILQEGLSIDAAVYVIAEGNEPPFFTRFFHWDDSKAYMHGNSYERKLAILKGSSQNVEAPDRGFRKAFKRYSSEHTPDGSGRKLSISDGLYVRDGSSDSSLVMEEPSFNSRKVEEIILEDCEDNDTDDVLEKLPYELLKVPSSMPITGIDVTRREAYLSAQEFQEKFGMSKKAFYQLPKWRQNKLKSALSLF, from the exons atgctttcttcttcttggttttttttttcctttcttttcttccttgttcGCAGGGGCCTGGAAGTCTGGGGCATGGAGAATAATGGTCGTCTGGTTCCGATGCCAAAGTCTTCCCACGGGAAGTTTTTTTCTGGGAGCGCGTACATAATCTTGAGT ACTGCTGTGCTTAAGAGCGGACTTACTCGTCATGATATACACTACTGGCTGGGGAAGGATGCCAATGAG GTTGACGCCTCGATGGCATCTGACAAGGCGATTGAACTGGATGCAGCGTTGGGCTCCCGTGCAGTCCAGTACCGGGAAGTCCAGGGATTTGAGACGGAGAAGTTCTTGTCCTACTTCAAGCCCTGCATCATACCCCTTGAGGGAGTTTTCTCTTCCGAGCTGCAGGGTCTGGGAGGCAAATCCTACCGAGTCTCATTGTTAAGCTGCACAGGGGACCATGTCGTTCACGTTAGAGAA GTGCCACTCTCTCGTTCCTCCTTGAACCACAGTGATGTATTTATACTCGATACGCAGTCTAAAATCTTTCTATTCAGTGGCCGCAACTCCAGCATGCAAGAAAGAGCTAAAGCTTTGGAGGTTGTTCAGTACATAAAAGAGAACCAGCATGGTGGGAGGTGTGAAGTGGCAACATTAG AGGATGGGATGCTTGTCGGCAATTCCGATTCTGGAGAATTCTGGAGCTTATTTGGAGGTTATGCTCCCATTACTGGGGATCGACCTGGTACGGATCAGATGGAGACTAATATGTCATCCACAAAGCTTTTCTG gatAAATAAAGGAAAGTTGTTTCCCATGGACGCCCCTTCCTTAAATAGAGGGATGCTGAGTTCAGACAAGTGTTATATGTTGAATTGTGATGCTGAGATCTTTGTTTGGATGGGAAGGATGACATTAGTCTCTGAAAGGAAGACATCTATTTCGGCCATAGAA GAAATTGTGCATTCACAAGGGAGGTCGACGAGCACTCGTACAACTTTCTTAACTGAAGGGTCTGAAAATGTGAAATTCAAGTCTTACTTTAGTTGTTGGCCCGAGACTCTGACCACCAACTTGTATGAGGAAGGACGAGGGAAAGTGGCAG CAATATTTAAGCATCAGGGTTATGATGTCAAAGAACTTCCTGACAATAGCTCTCAGCCATTCATAGATTGCTGCGGTGATCTAAAa GTTTGGCGGGTGAGTTGTCATGGTGTTTCCCTTGTTCCTGCTGGGGAACAGGGCAAGCTTTACAGTGGAGACTGCTATATTGTGCAGTATACTTATACTGGAAATGAGAGAGATAATCACTtgttttatgcatggcttggaaaGAATAGCATATTG GAAGACAGAGTTGATGCAATCTCTTTTTTGAGCAGCACGGTTGATTCAGCAAAGGGCTGTTCAGCCATG GCTCAGATTTTTGAAGGTAAAGAGCCAGTACTATTTTTTGCAATTTTCAAGTCACTGATCATTTTCAAG GGAGGCATGAGCCCGGCATATAAGAAGTCCATAACACAGAGGGGACTTACTGATGAGACATATGATAAAGACAGCACAGCTTTATTTCGAGTTCAAGGAACAGGACCTGATAATATGCAAGCCATCCAGGTTGATCAA GTCTCCACTTCACTTAATTCCTCATACTGTTACATCTTGCAAGATGGATCTTTTATCTTTGCTTGGACAGGAAGCCTTTCTTTGCCAAGCGATCATGATCTGCTCAACAGGATGTTGGACGAGATAAAT CCCCTgaaacaacctatgttggtaaGGGAAGGCAGTGAACCAGATATCTTTTGGAGTGCATTAGGTGGAAAAGCTGAGTATCCAAGGGAAAAGGATATCAAAGACTACACTGAAGATCCACATTTGTTTACCTGTGTCTTTACAGAAG GTGATTACAAG GGCAAGGAGATATTCAATTTCACTCAGGATGATTTAACTACGGAGGATGTATTGGTACTGGACTGCCATGATGAAATTTATGTCTGGATTGGCCTGCATTCAAAtgttacatctaaagagcaagcccTGAATCTTGGCAAG AAATTCCTTCAAGCAGACATTCTTCAGGAAGGACTATCGATAGATGCAGCTGTATATGTTATTGCAGAAGGAAATGAGCCTCCATTCTTCACTCGTTTCTTTCACTGGGATGATTCGAAGGCTTAT ATGCACGGGAACTCATACGAGAGGAAGCTCGCCATATTAAAAGGATCTTCACAAAATGTGGAG GCACCTGATAGAGGCTTTCGGAAGGCATTTAAACGATACTCCTCTGAACATACCCCAGACGGCTCTGGCAGAAAATTGTCCATTTCTGATGGGTTGTATGTGAGAG ATGGGTCATCTGATTCTTCCTTAGTAATGGAAGAGCCAAGTTTTAATTCAAGAAAAGTTGAAGAAATCATATTGGAGGACTGCGAAGACAATGACACGGATGATGTATTGGAGAAGTTGCCATATGAACTCCTTAAAGTGCCATCAAGCATGCCAATAACAGGCATAGATGTAACCAGACGAGAG GCTTATCTCTCTGCTCAAGAGTTTCAAGAGAAGTTTGGAATGAGCAAGAAAGCATTTTACCAGTTGCCTAAGTGGAGGCAGAACAAGCTAAAGTCGGCTCTCAGTCTTTTCTAA
- the LOC103704025 gene encoding villin-1 isoform X3 yields MLSSSWFFFSFLFFLVRRGLEVWGMENNGRLVPMPKSSHGKFFSGSAYIILSTAVLKSGLTRHDIHYWLGKDANEVDASMASDKAIELDAALGSRAVQYREVQGFETEKFLSYFKPCIIPLEGVFSSELQGLGGKSYRVSLLSCTGDHVVHVREVPLSRSSLNHSDVFILDTQSKIFLFSGRNSSMQERAKALEVVQYIKENQHGGRCEVATLEDGMLVGNSDSGEFWSLFGGYAPITGDRPGTDQMETNMSSTKLFWINKGKLFPMDAPSLNRGMLSSDKCYMLNCDAEIFVWMGRMTLVSERKTSISAIEEIVHSQGRSTSTRTTFLTEGSENVKFKSYFSCWPETLTTNLYEEGRGKVAAIFKHQGYDVKELPDNSSQPFIDCCGDLKVWRVSCHGVSLVPAGEQGKLYSGDCYIVQYTYTGNERDNHLFYAWLGKNSILAQIFEGKEPVLFFAIFKSLIIFKGGMSPAYKKSITQRGLTDETYDKDSTALFRVQGTGPDNMQAIQVDQVSTSLNSSYCYILQDGSFIFAWTGSLSLPSDHDLLNRMLDEINPLKQPMLVREGSEPDIFWSALGGKAEYPREKDIKDYTEDPHLFTCVFTEGDYKGKEIFNFTQDDLTTEDVLVLDCHDEIYVWIGLHSNVTSKEQALNLGKKFLQADILQEGLSIDAAVYVIAEGNEPPFFTRFFHWDDSKAYMHGNSYERKLAILKGSSQNVEAPDRGFRKAFKRYSSEHTPDGSGRKLSISDGLYVRDGSSDSSLVMEEPSFNSRKVEEIILEDCEDNDTDDVLEKLPYELLKVPSSMPITGIDVTRREAYLSAQEFQEKFGMSKKAFYQLPKWRQNKLKSALSLF; encoded by the exons atgctttcttcttcttggttttttttttcctttcttttcttccttgttcGCAGGGGCCTGGAAGTCTGGGGCATGGAGAATAATGGTCGTCTGGTTCCGATGCCAAAGTCTTCCCACGGGAAGTTTTTTTCTGGGAGCGCGTACATAATCTTGAGT ACTGCTGTGCTTAAGAGCGGACTTACTCGTCATGATATACACTACTGGCTGGGGAAGGATGCCAATGAG GTTGACGCCTCGATGGCATCTGACAAGGCGATTGAACTGGATGCAGCGTTGGGCTCCCGTGCAGTCCAGTACCGGGAAGTCCAGGGATTTGAGACGGAGAAGTTCTTGTCCTACTTCAAGCCCTGCATCATACCCCTTGAGGGAGTTTTCTCTTCCGAGCTGCAGGGTCTGGGAGGCAAATCCTACCGAGTCTCATTGTTAAGCTGCACAGGGGACCATGTCGTTCACGTTAGAGAA GTGCCACTCTCTCGTTCCTCCTTGAACCACAGTGATGTATTTATACTCGATACGCAGTCTAAAATCTTTCTATTCAGTGGCCGCAACTCCAGCATGCAAGAAAGAGCTAAAGCTTTGGAGGTTGTTCAGTACATAAAAGAGAACCAGCATGGTGGGAGGTGTGAAGTGGCAACATTAG AGGATGGGATGCTTGTCGGCAATTCCGATTCTGGAGAATTCTGGAGCTTATTTGGAGGTTATGCTCCCATTACTGGGGATCGACCTGGTACGGATCAGATGGAGACTAATATGTCATCCACAAAGCTTTTCTG gatAAATAAAGGAAAGTTGTTTCCCATGGACGCCCCTTCCTTAAATAGAGGGATGCTGAGTTCAGACAAGTGTTATATGTTGAATTGTGATGCTGAGATCTTTGTTTGGATGGGAAGGATGACATTAGTCTCTGAAAGGAAGACATCTATTTCGGCCATAGAA GAAATTGTGCATTCACAAGGGAGGTCGACGAGCACTCGTACAACTTTCTTAACTGAAGGGTCTGAAAATGTGAAATTCAAGTCTTACTTTAGTTGTTGGCCCGAGACTCTGACCACCAACTTGTATGAGGAAGGACGAGGGAAAGTGGCAG CAATATTTAAGCATCAGGGTTATGATGTCAAAGAACTTCCTGACAATAGCTCTCAGCCATTCATAGATTGCTGCGGTGATCTAAAa GTTTGGCGGGTGAGTTGTCATGGTGTTTCCCTTGTTCCTGCTGGGGAACAGGGCAAGCTTTACAGTGGAGACTGCTATATTGTGCAGTATACTTATACTGGAAATGAGAGAGATAATCACTtgttttatgcatggcttggaaaGAATAGCATATTG GCTCAGATTTTTGAAGGTAAAGAGCCAGTACTATTTTTTGCAATTTTCAAGTCACTGATCATTTTCAAG GGAGGCATGAGCCCGGCATATAAGAAGTCCATAACACAGAGGGGACTTACTGATGAGACATATGATAAAGACAGCACAGCTTTATTTCGAGTTCAAGGAACAGGACCTGATAATATGCAAGCCATCCAGGTTGATCAA GTCTCCACTTCACTTAATTCCTCATACTGTTACATCTTGCAAGATGGATCTTTTATCTTTGCTTGGACAGGAAGCCTTTCTTTGCCAAGCGATCATGATCTGCTCAACAGGATGTTGGACGAGATAAAT CCCCTgaaacaacctatgttggtaaGGGAAGGCAGTGAACCAGATATCTTTTGGAGTGCATTAGGTGGAAAAGCTGAGTATCCAAGGGAAAAGGATATCAAAGACTACACTGAAGATCCACATTTGTTTACCTGTGTCTTTACAGAAG GTGATTACAAG GGCAAGGAGATATTCAATTTCACTCAGGATGATTTAACTACGGAGGATGTATTGGTACTGGACTGCCATGATGAAATTTATGTCTGGATTGGCCTGCATTCAAAtgttacatctaaagagcaagcccTGAATCTTGGCAAG AAATTCCTTCAAGCAGACATTCTTCAGGAAGGACTATCGATAGATGCAGCTGTATATGTTATTGCAGAAGGAAATGAGCCTCCATTCTTCACTCGTTTCTTTCACTGGGATGATTCGAAGGCTTAT ATGCACGGGAACTCATACGAGAGGAAGCTCGCCATATTAAAAGGATCTTCACAAAATGTGGAG GCACCTGATAGAGGCTTTCGGAAGGCATTTAAACGATACTCCTCTGAACATACCCCAGACGGCTCTGGCAGAAAATTGTCCATTTCTGATGGGTTGTATGTGAGAG ATGGGTCATCTGATTCTTCCTTAGTAATGGAAGAGCCAAGTTTTAATTCAAGAAAAGTTGAAGAAATCATATTGGAGGACTGCGAAGACAATGACACGGATGATGTATTGGAGAAGTTGCCATATGAACTCCTTAAAGTGCCATCAAGCATGCCAATAACAGGCATAGATGTAACCAGACGAGAG GCTTATCTCTCTGCTCAAGAGTTTCAAGAGAAGTTTGGAATGAGCAAGAAAGCATTTTACCAGTTGCCTAAGTGGAGGCAGAACAAGCTAAAGTCGGCTCTCAGTCTTTTCTAA
- the LOC103704025 gene encoding villin-1 isoform X4, with amino-acid sequence MLSSSWFFFSFLFFLVRRGLEVWGMENNGRLVPMPKSSHGKFFSGSAYIILSTAVLKSGLTRHDIHYWLGKDANEVDASMASDKAIELDAALGSRAVQYREVQGFETEKFLSYFKPCIIPLEGVFSSELQGLGGKSYRVSLLSCTGDHVVHVREVPLSRSSLNHSDVFILDTQSKIFLFSGRNSSMQERAKALEVVQYIKENQHGGRCEVATLEDGMLVGNSDSGEFWSLFGGYAPITGDRPGTDQMETNMSSTKLFWINKGKLFPMDAPSLNRGMLSSDKCYMLNCDAEIFVWMGRMTLVSERKTSISAIEEIVHSQGRSTSTRTTFLTEGSENVKFKSYFSCWPETLTTNLYEEGRGKVAAIFKHQGYDVKELPDNSSQPFIDCCGDLKEDRVDAISFLSSTVDSAKGCSAMAQIFEGKEPVLFFAIFKSLIIFKGGMSPAYKKSITQRGLTDETYDKDSTALFRVQGTGPDNMQAIQVDQVSTSLNSSYCYILQDGSFIFAWTGSLSLPSDHDLLNRMLDEINPLKQPMLVREGSEPDIFWSALGGKAEYPREKDIKDYTEDPHLFTCVFTEGDYKGKEIFNFTQDDLTTEDVLVLDCHDEIYVWIGLHSNVTSKEQALNLGKKFLQADILQEGLSIDAAVYVIAEGNEPPFFTRFFHWDDSKAYMHGNSYERKLAILKGSSQNVEAPDRGFRKAFKRYSSEHTPDGSGRKLSISDGLYVRDGSSDSSLVMEEPSFNSRKVEEIILEDCEDNDTDDVLEKLPYELLKVPSSMPITGIDVTRREAYLSAQEFQEKFGMSKKAFYQLPKWRQNKLKSALSLF; translated from the exons atgctttcttcttcttggttttttttttcctttcttttcttccttgttcGCAGGGGCCTGGAAGTCTGGGGCATGGAGAATAATGGTCGTCTGGTTCCGATGCCAAAGTCTTCCCACGGGAAGTTTTTTTCTGGGAGCGCGTACATAATCTTGAGT ACTGCTGTGCTTAAGAGCGGACTTACTCGTCATGATATACACTACTGGCTGGGGAAGGATGCCAATGAG GTTGACGCCTCGATGGCATCTGACAAGGCGATTGAACTGGATGCAGCGTTGGGCTCCCGTGCAGTCCAGTACCGGGAAGTCCAGGGATTTGAGACGGAGAAGTTCTTGTCCTACTTCAAGCCCTGCATCATACCCCTTGAGGGAGTTTTCTCTTCCGAGCTGCAGGGTCTGGGAGGCAAATCCTACCGAGTCTCATTGTTAAGCTGCACAGGGGACCATGTCGTTCACGTTAGAGAA GTGCCACTCTCTCGTTCCTCCTTGAACCACAGTGATGTATTTATACTCGATACGCAGTCTAAAATCTTTCTATTCAGTGGCCGCAACTCCAGCATGCAAGAAAGAGCTAAAGCTTTGGAGGTTGTTCAGTACATAAAAGAGAACCAGCATGGTGGGAGGTGTGAAGTGGCAACATTAG AGGATGGGATGCTTGTCGGCAATTCCGATTCTGGAGAATTCTGGAGCTTATTTGGAGGTTATGCTCCCATTACTGGGGATCGACCTGGTACGGATCAGATGGAGACTAATATGTCATCCACAAAGCTTTTCTG gatAAATAAAGGAAAGTTGTTTCCCATGGACGCCCCTTCCTTAAATAGAGGGATGCTGAGTTCAGACAAGTGTTATATGTTGAATTGTGATGCTGAGATCTTTGTTTGGATGGGAAGGATGACATTAGTCTCTGAAAGGAAGACATCTATTTCGGCCATAGAA GAAATTGTGCATTCACAAGGGAGGTCGACGAGCACTCGTACAACTTTCTTAACTGAAGGGTCTGAAAATGTGAAATTCAAGTCTTACTTTAGTTGTTGGCCCGAGACTCTGACCACCAACTTGTATGAGGAAGGACGAGGGAAAGTGGCAG CAATATTTAAGCATCAGGGTTATGATGTCAAAGAACTTCCTGACAATAGCTCTCAGCCATTCATAGATTGCTGCGGTGATCTAAAa GAAGACAGAGTTGATGCAATCTCTTTTTTGAGCAGCACGGTTGATTCAGCAAAGGGCTGTTCAGCCATG GCTCAGATTTTTGAAGGTAAAGAGCCAGTACTATTTTTTGCAATTTTCAAGTCACTGATCATTTTCAAG GGAGGCATGAGCCCGGCATATAAGAAGTCCATAACACAGAGGGGACTTACTGATGAGACATATGATAAAGACAGCACAGCTTTATTTCGAGTTCAAGGAACAGGACCTGATAATATGCAAGCCATCCAGGTTGATCAA GTCTCCACTTCACTTAATTCCTCATACTGTTACATCTTGCAAGATGGATCTTTTATCTTTGCTTGGACAGGAAGCCTTTCTTTGCCAAGCGATCATGATCTGCTCAACAGGATGTTGGACGAGATAAAT CCCCTgaaacaacctatgttggtaaGGGAAGGCAGTGAACCAGATATCTTTTGGAGTGCATTAGGTGGAAAAGCTGAGTATCCAAGGGAAAAGGATATCAAAGACTACACTGAAGATCCACATTTGTTTACCTGTGTCTTTACAGAAG GTGATTACAAG GGCAAGGAGATATTCAATTTCACTCAGGATGATTTAACTACGGAGGATGTATTGGTACTGGACTGCCATGATGAAATTTATGTCTGGATTGGCCTGCATTCAAAtgttacatctaaagagcaagcccTGAATCTTGGCAAG AAATTCCTTCAAGCAGACATTCTTCAGGAAGGACTATCGATAGATGCAGCTGTATATGTTATTGCAGAAGGAAATGAGCCTCCATTCTTCACTCGTTTCTTTCACTGGGATGATTCGAAGGCTTAT ATGCACGGGAACTCATACGAGAGGAAGCTCGCCATATTAAAAGGATCTTCACAAAATGTGGAG GCACCTGATAGAGGCTTTCGGAAGGCATTTAAACGATACTCCTCTGAACATACCCCAGACGGCTCTGGCAGAAAATTGTCCATTTCTGATGGGTTGTATGTGAGAG ATGGGTCATCTGATTCTTCCTTAGTAATGGAAGAGCCAAGTTTTAATTCAAGAAAAGTTGAAGAAATCATATTGGAGGACTGCGAAGACAATGACACGGATGATGTATTGGAGAAGTTGCCATATGAACTCCTTAAAGTGCCATCAAGCATGCCAATAACAGGCATAGATGTAACCAGACGAGAG GCTTATCTCTCTGCTCAAGAGTTTCAAGAGAAGTTTGGAATGAGCAAGAAAGCATTTTACCAGTTGCCTAAGTGGAGGCAGAACAAGCTAAAGTCGGCTCTCAGTCTTTTCTAA